One part of the Trypanosoma brucei brucei TREU927 chromosome 4, complete sequence genome encodes these proteins:
- a CDS encoding 60S ribosomal protein L35A, putative, translating to MALVKKFSGSVAANRSKKIHQLTKKTTRVKRDRKSPRLYMKGTLAGYTRGLHGQNKNTALVRIENVNTTEDAKWYVGKRVCYVYHGYKIKRCVRWSKAPARRSNTRAIWGRITRPHGTSGTVRVKFNGSSVPASAIGRRIRVYLYPSRI from the coding sequence ATGGCTCTTGTGAAGAAGTTCTCCGGCTCCGTCGCTGCCAACCGCAGCAAGAAGATACACCAGCTGACGAAGAAGACCACCAGGGTGAAGCGTGACCGCAAATCTCCTCGCCTCTACATGAAGGGGACTCTCGCCGGATACACCCGGGGGCTGCACGggcagaacaaaaacactGCACTCGTCCGCATTGAGAACGTGAACACAACTGAGGATGCCAAGTGGTACGTTGGCAAGCGCGTTTGCTATGTTTACCATGGCTACAAGATTAAGCGTTGTGTGCGTTGGTCGAAAGCGCCTGCCCGCCGCAGCAACACCCGCGCCATCTGGGGCCGCATCACCCGGCCACACGGCACGTCTGGAACCGTTCGCGTTAAGTTCAATGGAAGCTCCGTTCCCGCATCGGCCATTGGCAGGCGCATTCGCGTGTATCTGTACCCCAGCCGCATCTAA
- a CDS encoding GTP-binding protein, putative codes for METKEKSPMLDDLRDDCPAFSRLDCLGNLTGEGEGPAVGLKEHALQQRAESSFDRDRRLAGIFSLDGVRGRNRLVKEDDNGNVEYKWRLTGVSAGRLEHLITQMRFRVGEGNGQCLYELGVADDGTPRGLSAADYQESVETLLRMAKALGLDTTVLQEFAVQETPVPLWCGEILVTQRQAKQQDCRVAFCGTTGSGKSTLMGVLLTGLRDDGVGSARQLIFNHKHEITTGKTSSIVTRVLPVTESRVEEMPFAYRPESSERPCRSITMIDLGGDVTKQMLFGLMSRRPDFTGITIAVDQSVNEIARYAQVCCAMKFPFFVVVTKIDTVVEFEVDAFLLELAAKLSTIGCSSLVLATSSDVVAFQKTWRKNKQVPLLSLSSVSNDGIEVFQQFLSSLPHVEIPPTPNSMFEVLLDGCFLVRGVGPVVKGHVSKGSVELGCRCNIGPDAEGKFHAVTVRGIHVDGSHVTRAQQSDEGTFALSELPNGIDMSQKGKMLIPNSVEVCWEFEALIKVLAQSITPQLEPILYSGNLRQAVKIVPSGVETQQLIDEKVLVRFRFLYHPEVMREGASIILQWQPSGIAVGEVQSVFANV; via the coding sequence ATGGAAACTAAAGAGAAATCACCAATGTTGGACGATTTGCGGGACGATTGTCCAGCATTCTCAAGGTTGGACTGCTTGGGCAACCTGACAGGAGAGGGCGAGGGGCCAGCGGTGGGGCTGAAGGAACATGCGCTCCAACAGCGTGCTGAATCCTCCTTCGATAGGGATAGACGACTTGCGGGGATATTTTCGTTAGATGGCGTGAGAGGACGCAACCGCCTTGTCAAGGAAGATGATAATGGAAATGTAGAATACAAGTGGCGCCTAACGGGCGTCAGCGCGGGCCGCTTAGAGCACCTGATAACTCAGATGAGATTTCGGGTGGGAGAGGGAAACGGTCAATGCCTGTACGAATTGGGTGTTGCTGATGACGGCACACCACGAGGGCTTTCCGCCGCCGATTACCAGGAGTCTGTAGAAACACTTCTGCGCATGGCGAAGGCGCTCGGGCTTGACACAACCGTTTTACAAGAGTTTGCAGTTCAAGAGACTCCCGTACCGCTGTGGTGCGGTGAGATTCTTGTTACGCAGCGGCAAGCGAAGCAGCAGGATTGCAGGGTGGCCTTCTGTGGCACCACAGGGAGTGGGAAGTCCACCTTGATGGGCGTTCTCCTCACAGGACTCCGCGATGACGGAGTTGGCAGTGCGCGTCAGCTCATATTTAATCACAAACACGAAATCACCACGGGGAAGACGTCGTCCATTGTGACGCGTGTGCTTCCTGTTACCGAATCAAGAGTAGAAGAAATGCCGTTTGCGTATCGGCCTGAAAGTAGTGAGCGGCCATGTCGCTCTATTACGATGATCGACCTCGGTGGGGATGTGACTAAACAGATGCTCTTTGGATTGATGAGCCGGCGGCCGGACTTCACGGGGATAACAATTGCTGTTGATCAGTCTGTTAACGAGATAGCGAGGTACGCCCAGGTTTGCTGTGCAATGAAATTTCCGTTCTTTGTCGTTGTGACGAAGATAGACACAGTGGTTGAGTTTGAAGTTGATGCGTTTTTGCTGGAGCTGGCCGCGAAACTGTCGACTATTGGATGCAGTTCACTTGTGCTAGCAACTTCAAGTGATGTGGTGGCATTTCAAAAGACGTGGAGGAAGAATAAGCAGGTTCCTCTGCTCTCTTTGTCTTCCGTGAGTAACGATGGCATCGAAGTGtttcagcagtttctttcctccctacCGCATGTAGAGATACCTCCAACTCCGAACTCTATGTTTGAGGTTCTTCTTGATGGTTGTTTTCTCGTTCGGGGAGTTGGCCCAGTTGTGAAAGGACATGTGTCGAAGGGATCTGTTGAGTTGGGGTGCCGCTGTAACATTGGACCGGATGCAGAGGGAAAGTTTCACGCCGTTACCGTAAGAGGAATTCATGTGGATGGATCCCACGTCACACGTGCGCAGCAGAGTGACGAGGGAACATTCGCTCTTTCCGAACTTCCTAACGGCATTGATATGTCACAGAAGGGTAAGATGCTGATTCCCAACTCGGTGGAAGTCTGTTGGGAGTTTGAGGCGCTCATAAAGGTACTCGCACAATCCATAACGCCGCAGCTGGAGCCGATTCTTTATTCGGGTAACCTTCGACAGGCCGTAAAAATAGTACCTTCTGGTGTGGAGACCCAGCAACTTATTGATGAAAAGGTATTAGTTCGCTTTCGGTTTTTATACCACCCAGAGGTGATGCGCGAGGGTGCCAGTATTATTCTCCAGTGGCAACCGAGCGGGATCGCTGTCGGTGAGGTGCAATCGGTATTTGCAAATGTGTAG